Sequence from the Thermocoleostomius sinensis A174 genome:
AGCCAAAGCAAGTAGTTCTCGGCATTACCGCTGATAATGGTATTTTTGCCCGCAAAAGGTGGATTGCCAATGATGCAATCAAACCCCGGATTTTCCCGCTCAAATACCTCTAGAAATTCATCTTCCCAGTTGAATGGGACGACTGCATGTTTACCCATTCTCAGCCGCTCTGAAATTTGCCACAACTCTGAAGCATTCACCCAACCCGCTTCATAGCCGATCAGCTTACTGCTATATTCCTGCTGTTTTTGCTGCCGCTGTTTGCGCGTTCTGCCCTCCAACTCAGCCTGAATCATGGCATCCGCAACTAAGCCTTCCCGCGCCGGGTTCACGTCCAGCCCTTCAGCATCGTAAATTTTCAGCTTTGCCAAAAATTGCTCTAGTTTCGCCGCTCGCTGTTTCGCGTTTGTGCCCTCAAAAAATGCCGACACCATCAAATCTGCGGCAAGGCGCGATCGACGCAGTAAATCTTCCGACTCCTGTAGATAACGCCGTTTCGCATCCTCATCTGCATCTGTTTGGGTATCTGCATTCTGAATCTTCTGGCGAGTTTTTAAAATTCGTGAGGTTGTCTCTGCCTCTGCCTCTGCTTTTAACCGTCGCTGATACTCATCCAGCGTTGGCTCATAAAACGCCTTTTGGCTAAACTGCAAAATTTCCCTGCGCTTTACCCCCACCAAAGAATCGCCACACTTCAACGAGTGATCCAGAAACGTAAACGGCATACTCTTTGAAAGCGTAAACAGCCACAGTGATAGCTTTGCCAAATTCACAGCAAAGGGGTTTTTATCCACACCATACAAGCACCGCTGCGCCACCAACCGCCGCGCATACAGCAACGGTTCCTCTCCCTCCGGCAAATCCTCCGGTAAACCATCCCGGTTCCATGCCGTTTCTACCTGGTCTGCCAATTGGCGACAGGCTTCCACCAAAAATGCTCCGCTCCCCATCGCAATATCCGCTACTTTCAGCGATAGGATTTGTTCTGCGGTGGGCTTGTCACCCAATGCCGCTAAAACTGGGCGCAATGCCGTTTCTACAATTGGTTCTGTGAGCGATCGCGGTGTGTAGTGTGAGCCAGTTCGTCGTCGTTCCTCACCGGGCTGCAAATACAGTGACCCCGCAGGTAATAAATTGGGTGTGCGTGGTGACACCTTGCGACCCAATGCGGCTACCACGTCCGTCGCCGTTTTCGCCGCCTTTAACTCATTCAGTGCCTTGCCTGCGACCTTACACGCCGCCCAGTTTTGCAACAGTTTAGCGCGATCGCCTGGTTTCGCTGCCAGTAGCGTTTCCACATTCACCACCACATCCTGGGGACGTACTGCGATCGATGTTCCCTCTGCCCGTTCAATGGCAAAACCCATGATCGCGGTGTACACAGACCCAATTTCAGAGACTCCGAGTGACCTGTACGACAACCGTTCGCCATTCAACATCAGTAGGCGATCGAGCATCCGATACACCACACCATCGGGAATGCGCGGAACGTTTGGGCAGAGGGGAGTGGGGAGTCGGGAGTGAGGAGTCGGGAGTGAGGAGTGGTTAGTGAGGAGTGGGGAGTGGTTAGTCTGTCCACTATTCCCTCCACTATTCACTGCCCACTGATCACTATCCCCTATCCCCTGCTCACTATTCCCTCTCCCCTCCAAAAACGCATACTCATCCGGATCAAACAATTGTCCATGCCGCGCCGGAAGATACTCTGGAGTTTCTCCACCCCCGTCATAGACCAGTCGAAACAGGCTCAACAGCCACGCCCAGGCTCCATACCGTTGATCCATCGTGTCGGGATAGTTGCCTGCATCCGATCGCAGCCGCTCAAATAAACCTGATACCGCATAGTTACGCTGATATAGGTCATCTCCCGGCATCAGCCCCTCATCCTCTGCATATAGCAGAAACACCAGCCGCATCAGCGTTGTGATCAGCCCACCATAAATGTGCTGCGGATTTTGGCTTGCCAGTTCGCCCAATAGTCTGCCGTTGACTGCTGCATCTGCCATCTGAAAACCACGCAGGAGTTCCCATAGGGCATCTACCACCTGATTTGCCAGCGCAGTCGAAACCTCTGCCTGATACTTACGGCTCTCTTCCAACAAATCCTTCAGCCGTCGCCCCGTTGGAGCCGTAAATACCCGATAGGCAGAGAGCAACATTTCCATTGCCCCCAAGATCAGCCGCCCTGATACTTCACACATTGCCTGCACCGGAAACGTCAGGTGTCCCGACGATTCCCCTTTCGGTGCATAAACTAATCGGATGTCTGTCCCGTTGCACAAAATCCCGATCGGAACCCCTGCCTCCCGCAGCAACCGCTCAAACTTTGCCTGGGGACTGGCTGCCCATTTACCTGTCTTTTCGTCTGCTGAATTCACCTCATCCAGATTTGCTCCCGGAGCAATCACCTGAATCAGCATCAGCCAGCCATCGCTGTCCTGTACTCCATAACTAGGTGCAAGAATTTCGCCATAATCCGGCAACGCAACTTCCAATTCCCTTAAAGCATCACTGCTAATCAGATCGCTTGACTCCCAACCCAGTACATCCACCACAAACATCTGAAAATCGAAAATCCAGGCGCGGCTGTCATCTACTAGTTGAAGATCGCGACTGATTGCCGACAACAGCGATTGCTGTAAACCCACTACATTGCGATTGACGATCGCTTGTGCTTTCACCAATGCTGGAGGCGAAACGACCAGCCCCACAGGTTGCAGGAAGCCGAGCCACTCTTTATGTCGAAGCAATTCTGGATCAGTTGCCATTTTAAGTAGATAGTAGTTAGTAGATGGTGGTTGGTAGATAGTGGTTGGTAGATAGTGGTTAGTAGATAGTGGTTAGTGGCTGAGTTTTTTGCGAAGTGTAGATAGCATCTTTCGCAGTTCAGTGATGAGTACAAAAGAGTCGTTGCTTTCGGCTTTTGTGCAATAACCTAGTTCAACCGCAACGATAAGTTGAGTGTCTAATTCAGCAATTGAACCTTCTGCGATCGATAAAAATTGGATGAACTGCTGTGTTGTATGACGGGCTTGTCCTTCGGCAATGTTGGAAGGAATTGACACAGCCGCTCGTCTCATTTGAGAAATAAGACCAAATTTCTCTTCAGCAGGAAAGTTTTGAGTTAGCTGATAAATCCGCTTAACTAAAACAATTCCCCGTTGCCAAACAATCAAGTCCTTGTAGTCCTTAACGCTATTTCCACTCATCTGTTTCCTCCCCTTTCACTTCCCACTTCCCACTTTTCACTCCCCACTAACTACTAACCACTCCCCACTAACCACTTCCCACTCCCCACTAACCACTTCCCACTCACTTCCCACTAACCACTAACGGGTTGCAAGTACACCAAACCAACAGGCTCTATTCGCACCGCTTTGACTTGATAGGCAGCTTTAATTCGAGCAGGTTCGCTAATGAGTTCGACCTCTAGCGACTGCAATCGCCTTTCCCAGTGGCGACGATCGGCTTCTAGCTGCTGTGCTTCGGCTTCAGCAAATAGCGATAGCTGGAGATTACCTGCGGTTTCTTTTTGGCGTTTGAGGATGCGATCGCGCTGCTCCTCTAAAATTGCCTGCATCTCTTCAGCTTCCTTCTGTCCCCGTGCTTGCAGCTTTTTCTGGGCACGTTCAATCAAAACAGCCGCACGGCGATCCAAATGCGGTCTCAGTTCCTCCACATCTTGTGCTGCCGCTTGTCTGAGGCGTTGTTGTACCGATTCAGGCACCTGATGCAGTCGGGGACTTGCTAGCGAGGTTTCTAGAACTTGCAACACATTGTCTTTTTCACCTTCGCCCAGCGGACGCAGTTTCGATCGCCCCCGTGCCTCCGGTGCAATCCACTCGGCAGCCACAGCAATCACTTCATCGTGCAACCGAGAAGCGCGATCGCCATACAGCGACAGCCGTCCCAACACAACTACACTGAGAATCGGGCGATCGGTCAGGCAGACACAGGCACGAGTCAACTCATCGTGCAGAAAGCCTTGCGCCAAAAATCGCGACAACAACCGCTGCACAATCCGGTGTTCTAGGTGCAAATGCACCACTTCACCATCCAGTGAACCTGGATCACGGAAAACGACTGGACGAATAGGAGATTCCCGCCGCCAGTCCCAAAGCTTCTGCCCCCGTTTTCGAGGTGCTCTTAAGGTATCCAGTGTTGTTGCCCAGGTCGGATCAGCGCCAAACCGCTGATCGAGGGCAGGAATGTCCCATTTCGCAGTAGCAGGCTCGTAAGCTGCTTCGTTCGGATCAACGGGTTGAAGGGAATTGGCTCCTAAAATTTCCAATGAAGCAGAGATGGCATCGCGAAAATGGCGATCGTCCAACCCTAACCACTTCTGCGACTCGCTCAGCATTCCCTGAAGCAGCGCGTTTTGCTGTTCTAACTCCTGTCGCCGTAACCGTACTTGCTCCAGTTCTTCGCTGATCATTTCAGCATTGAACGATGATTCATCCGTCTGATCTGCTTTAGCAATCGCCGCTTCCAACCGCGCCGCTTCCCCATGCTGAATGCCATCTGCTAATAACTGGTTGACATTCCGCTCCAACACCAGCGATAGGCTGCCCAACTCCCGTTGGATAATATCGGTTTTTCTGAGCAGCGTATCGAGTACCCGATCTTCAGTGCGCTGAGAAAATACGAAATAGTGACAGTAGACAACAGGCGATCGCTGGAGTTTGCGGTCAATTCTGCCATTTCGCTGCTCTAGGCGTGAGGGGTTCCAGGGCAAATCAAAATGGAACAAGTCGGCACAATGATTTTGCAGGTTTACCCCTTCTCTTGCCGCATCAGTGGCGATTAGAATTCGCAGTGGATGTTTGGCAGGATCACTGTTAAAGGCGAGCTTAATCTCTTCCCGTCGATCGTCTCCCATGCCGCCATGAAACACAGCAATCCGCTGACGTTCCTGATCAGAACCCGCAATGATTGCCTGTAACTGCTGCTGGAGGTAACGTTTGGTGTCGGTGTATTCCGTAAAGATGATGACGCGGCGATCGTTCCAGGTTGCTCCATCCGTCCCTAACTCAGGGCATTGATTGTCCTGAATCCATTGCGCTAACTTTTGAATGCGAGGATCGGGCAAATGACGAGCAGCATTGGCAATCTGCGTCATCTCATCCAGCAGTTCCAATTCCCGTGCAGATGGAATAGAAGCGTCTTGCTCGGTTGCCACCCGCATCTGAGCGTTCTCTTCCGCCTCTACCTCGTCTTCAGTTAACTCAGCGCGATCGTCATCTGCTCCTGCTGATTCTTGCAGTAAAGGAAATGACAGGCTATTCCTATTTTTAGTTTCTGCCAGAGGAGATGATGCTTGTTTCGCTTGTTTGGCGATCAGCACTTCACCACTATGTTTGGCGATTGCCGTCTGATGAACTTTCAACGTTCGGGCAAATGCTTCAATGGATGAGAGCAACCGCTTTTGCAGCGACAGCAGTACCAATGCCGCTGCCCTTTGGGTTGATTTGGGCGCAACCTTAAGCCGCTCCTCTCGCAGTTGTCGATACGCTTGCAGCAACCGAGACAACTGAAGTTCCGGAGCATCACTGGGTAGTCCATCAATGCTCATGCGAACCACAATTCGCTCTGGAAAATCATCCCCAATCTCACGCAGATCGCTTTTGAGCCGTCGTACCATCACTGCATCCAGCAGTTTACGATTTCGTACAGGTACACCTCGACAAAACCGTTGTGGATCAAGGATTTCGAGCAGTGCTGCAAAACTATTTGAGTGACCGTTGTGGGGAGTCGCAGACAGAAACAGCTTATGCTCAAACCGAGGAGCTAAATCACGCACCGTGCGGGTTAATTGAGAGTCGATCGCGTACTTGGCTCCACTGGCAGGTGCCGCATTATGCGCTTCATCCAAAATCAACATTGCCCCTGCCGAGAATTCTCCCAACCAGTCTCGTAACGGTGCTGCATAAGTTTCGTCACGCAGCAGCGCATGGGAAATGATAAAGCGGGTATGGGTTGTCCAGGGATTAATGCTATAACCGCGCTCTCGCCGCCGACTGGCAACAAATTCGCGATCGACAATCAAAAACGTCAGCCCAAAGCGGCTTTCCATTTCTTCCTGCCACTGTCGCACCACAGAAGGAGGACAAGAGATGACCACCCGCCGCACCTTTTGGCGCATCAGCATCTCGCGCAGAATTAGCCCTGCCTCGATCGTCTTGCCCAAACCCACATCATCGGCAATGAATAGCCCAACTCTAGGCATCAGCAATGCCTTCCGCAACGGTTCAAGCTGATAGGCTTTTACCTCAATTCCTGCCCGGTAGGGAGCCTGAAACAGTTTTGGGTCTGTAGAGGTAACGCAACTCCAGCGTAGGGTATGCAAGTAAGCCGAAAATAGTTTGGGATTATCAAAGCCTCTTGCAGCAACGGATTCCCACGAGGCTGTTCCAATGTAGCGAGCATCAACTTCCCGTTCCCAAAGTATCTCTAACGTCTCGCCTAGTGCATCATCATCTAAACAAGCAAGACGCACTCGTGTATCTTCTTGAGGTGTGTGCGTCTCTAAAACGTCTTCGACCAAATATTGCCGAGAGCGAACTCGGACAATACTTCCAACCTCAACAGCCGTCATTTGTATTCACCCCAAAAAACGCGCAGCAAAATTTCCCGCGTTTATGGCACGTCATCAGCGACGAATCACCATATCGACGGATCAACAGCAATAGACGTAGAAATACGTAGGTTAACCTGACACTTTGGTCACTCTCAAAAAAGACAAACGTCAGGTGTAACTCTTCTCAGAATGCCCTGCATCTACAAATCTCTAACTTCTCTGAGGTCTCCAGGATTAAAACAATGTACTTAATCAAAAATTCACTTTGAATACGCAAGTGCAAAGCAATGTCATTTTTTCTATTAGTAAAATCAAACTGACAGAAACTGAGCAACTGAAACAGATTGGAGAATTTATGAACCCATCTGATAAAATTTCGCTGCAACACCACGAGCAAGTTCGTTTTGTTAAGAAACGAGAGATCTCAAGGTTGTCAGGACTCTCTGGAGTCACCCTCAACAAATATCGCCTCTCCGGTACCTTAAGCGAAGATATTCACTGGGTTCGAGTTAATGTATTCACTGGGTTCGAGTTAATGCAAAACTTGTTCTTTTTATTCTTGATTGGCTTCATCATATTAATGATCCGATTGCTCATCAACGAG
This genomic interval carries:
- a CDS encoding Eco57I restriction-modification methylase domain-containing protein — its product is MATDPELLRHKEWLGFLQPVGLVVSPPALVKAQAIVNRNVVGLQQSLLSAISRDLQLVDDSRAWIFDFQMFVVDVLGWESSDLISSDALRELEVALPDYGEILAPSYGVQDSDGWLMLIQVIAPGANLDEVNSADEKTGKWAASPQAKFERLLREAGVPIGILCNGTDIRLVYAPKGESSGHLTFPVQAMCEVSGRLILGAMEMLLSAYRVFTAPTGRRLKDLLEESRKYQAEVSTALANQVVDALWELLRGFQMADAAVNGRLLGELASQNPQHIYGGLITTLMRLVFLLYAEDEGLMPGDDLYQRNYAVSGLFERLRSDAGNYPDTMDQRYGAWAWLLSLFRLVYDGGGETPEYLPARHGQLFDPDEYAFLEGRGNSEQGIGDSDQWAVNSGGNSGQTNHSPLLTNHSSLPTPHSRLPTPLCPNVPRIPDGVVYRMLDRLLMLNGERLSYRSLGVSEIGSVYTAIMGFAIERAEGTSIAVRPQDVVVNVETLLAAKPGDRAKLLQNWAACKVAGKALNELKAAKTATDVVAALGRKVSPRTPNLLPAGSLYLQPGEERRRTGSHYTPRSLTEPIVETALRPVLAALGDKPTAEQILSLKVADIAMGSGAFLVEACRQLADQVETAWNRDGLPEDLPEGEEPLLYARRLVAQRCLYGVDKNPFAVNLAKLSLWLFTLSKSMPFTFLDHSLKCGDSLVGVKRREILQFSQKAFYEPTLDEYQRRLKAEAEAETTSRILKTRQKIQNADTQTDADEDAKRRYLQESEDLLRRSRLAADLMVSAFFEGTNAKQRAAKLEQFLAKLKIYDAEGLDVNPAREGLVADAMIQAELEGRTRKQRQQKQQEYSSKLIGYEAGWVNASELWQISERLRMGKHAVVPFNWEDEFLEVFERENPGFDCIIGNPPFAGKNTIISGNAENYLLWLKEYYPESHGNSDLVAYFFRKSHELLREGGSFGLIATNTIAQGDTRSTGLRWICEHGGTIYNARKRVKWVGQAAVVVSVIHIYKGLYKEAKFLDGKEVPLISAFLFPKGGNNNPNTLLANANKSFQGSIVLGMGFTFDDTNEDATPIAEMHRLIEKDRRNQECIFPYIGGEEVNSSPTHSHHRYVINFGEMSEAEARKHPDLMAIVEEKVKPTRIALPPKNSWNKTVAAKWWLFGADRVELRKAIAECDRVLVISRISKSCAFTFLPKGMVYNEKTVVFPFDTYPPFAILQSRIHEIWTRFFSSTLKDDLQYTPSDCFETFPFPRVISDQGIVNSKEGNSDQGIVNSEEGNSDQGIVNSKEHSPLSTHPLSTLEAIGKQYYDFRADLMVRNNEGLTQTYNRFHDPNEFDPDILKLRQLHDEMDRAVLAAYGWDDIQPQCEFLLDYEDEDEVDSDQWAVNSDQWAVNSDQWAVNSRQTNHSSLTTNHSSRRKKPYRYRWNEATHDEVLARLLDLNQQRYEQELLGGKQAEKKGRSKGTKTGKSGRSNTPPLPGLEA
- a CDS encoding four helix bundle protein — encoded protein: MSGNSVKDYKDLIVWQRGIVLVKRIYQLTQNFPAEEKFGLISQMRRAAVSIPSNIAEGQARHTTQQFIQFLSIAEGSIAELDTQLIVAVELGYCTKAESNDSFVLITELRKMLSTLRKKLSH
- the drmD gene encoding DISARM system SNF2-like helicase DrmD codes for the protein MTAVEVGSIVRVRSRQYLVEDVLETHTPQEDTRVRLACLDDDALGETLEILWEREVDARYIGTASWESVAARGFDNPKLFSAYLHTLRWSCVTSTDPKLFQAPYRAGIEVKAYQLEPLRKALLMPRVGLFIADDVGLGKTIEAGLILREMLMRQKVRRVVISCPPSVVRQWQEEMESRFGLTFLIVDREFVASRRRERGYSINPWTTHTRFIISHALLRDETYAAPLRDWLGEFSAGAMLILDEAHNAAPASGAKYAIDSQLTRTVRDLAPRFEHKLFLSATPHNGHSNSFAALLEILDPQRFCRGVPVRNRKLLDAVMVRRLKSDLREIGDDFPERIVVRMSIDGLPSDAPELQLSRLLQAYRQLREERLKVAPKSTQRAAALVLLSLQKRLLSSIEAFARTLKVHQTAIAKHSGEVLIAKQAKQASSPLAETKNRNSLSFPLLQESAGADDDRAELTEDEVEAEENAQMRVATEQDASIPSARELELLDEMTQIANAARHLPDPRIQKLAQWIQDNQCPELGTDGATWNDRRVIIFTEYTDTKRYLQQQLQAIIAGSDQERQRIAVFHGGMGDDRREEIKLAFNSDPAKHPLRILIATDAAREGVNLQNHCADLFHFDLPWNPSRLEQRNGRIDRKLQRSPVVYCHYFVFSQRTEDRVLDTLLRKTDIIQRELGSLSLVLERNVNQLLADGIQHGEAARLEAAIAKADQTDESSFNAEMISEELEQVRLRRQELEQQNALLQGMLSESQKWLGLDDRHFRDAISASLEILGANSLQPVDPNEAAYEPATAKWDIPALDQRFGADPTWATTLDTLRAPRKRGQKLWDWRRESPIRPVVFRDPGSLDGEVVHLHLEHRIVQRLLSRFLAQGFLHDELTRACVCLTDRPILSVVVLGRLSLYGDRASRLHDEVIAVAAEWIAPEARGRSKLRPLGEGEKDNVLQVLETSLASPRLHQVPESVQQRLRQAAAQDVEELRPHLDRRAAVLIERAQKKLQARGQKEAEEMQAILEEQRDRILKRQKETAGNLQLSLFAEAEAQQLEADRRHWERRLQSLEVELISEPARIKAAYQVKAVRIEPVGLVYLQPVSG